In the genome of Desulfomicrobium apsheronum, the window GGCGATGACAAAGGGTTCTCCGTTGACTGCCTGCTCGATCAGACGGGACAAATTCGTCTTGGCATCGTGAATGTTCACCTGGTGCATAGGCCCTCCGATGTTAGCTAAGTTCAAGACTAAGTCTATAAGCTCCGAAGCCAAAGTCAACCAGTAAAATATATGATCCATGCGCGTGCGCAGTCTTTTGCGTTCTAAAGCGCATGCATTCACAATGAGCCGAATCATGCACCAAAAAGGCTTAAACGAACGATCTCAGACTAACCGCGTCACACCCCGCCAAAAAAAACGCCCACCCCCAAAGGGGCAGGCGTAACCAAAATAGAACCGCAAGGAAAAGCTAGTAATTGTACCGCCGTGGAGCCTGGTTCGCGAGCTCGACGCCCACTCCGTAGCACCCGCCGCAGCTCCCGTCTTGAGGCGCGCACCAGCGAACCATGCCGAGACACAGGCTCTTGCCGTACAGGCGCGCCTCTTCGGCATCAGGAGCGAACTGGACCTTGATGGTCTCGCCGGGAGACAGGGGATAGTCCATTTCGAGCATGAAACCGGTGGCGCTGAAATTCACGGCCCGGGAAGAAATCTGCCCGTTTCTCGAAAAGCATTTCTCCACCGTACAACGCGCCAGGGACGCTTTCCGCTGCGATTTTCTCTTATCCTGCACTTTCCAGCTCCATTTTGGATGGTGAACGCTATACGTGATGAATGGATAACGCAGCCTTGATTTTGCCCTTGACCAGCCTCCGCCTTTGATCTGCCGCTACTTCTTACGCATGCAATAAACTCCGCCACTATAAAGCATGAGCACTCCACCAAGAGCCAGACTTGCGGGACTCCCCGCCATGCACCCGGCCAAACCCACCGTGCCGACAAAAAGAGGAAAGGATTTGTAGACGCAATCGGGTAGCCAAACTCGCATTGTCATCCTCTCTTGTACTAGATGTGATCATACAAATGATAATCATTCATAAAAAAATCTATACTACATCAAGATTCGAAGCAATATCTTCCTACTTAAGTCACAAAAAACTTTAAATCAACAATAAAAACTTTATATCAGAAATATTTTTTAAATTTGATGCAAACAATATATAATTGCTATTTCAAAAAAACAAAATAACGCCATACATCATCTATTTTAAATAGAAAAAATCTATTTCATAAAAAAACAAAAGTTGATTATCAATAAGCAATTCATTTCACACTGTCCGACCAGTCTGGACAATCATTTCAAGCCGTCATTCATTTAAGTATGCATCGTGCCAACAAGAATTAAAGCCATGAAAAAACCTGAGTGACATTCCCGCGAACGTGTGCCCCACAGGGGTGGGCGGGAATCCATGTCTCAAGGGGATGACGACTTTCTAGAGCGACGTCCGGCGTAAAAACGTCCGGACGGGGCCGTGGCGCAAGCCCGACCTCTCCGGACCGGCTTTTACAGCCCCACCAGCAGCTCCCGGGCCTGGACCAAATCCGGGAAATCCTAGGTGCGCGCCAACAGAGTCGTCAGCAGCCCCCGGGCCTCACCCGTCTGCCCCAGATCGGCAAGAACCCGGGCCAGATGATAGGTCACGGCCGGATCCTCGGGCAGGGACTCATGAGCCTTGCGCAGGAACTGCAGGGCCGCGTCCTTGTCGCCCAGGCGATAATGCACCCAGCCTACCGTATCGAGCGCCGACGGGTCGCCGCCCGCGCTGGCCTTGGTGGCCAGGGCCAGGGCCTCGGAAAGCTGCAGCGGCGTGGGCGCTTGCGCCGTGGCCAGCAGGTAGCCAAGATTGTTGGCCGCAGGCAGCAGGTCGGGGTGACGATCCAAAAGCTTGCGGTAAATGGCCTCGGCTGCGTATTCCGGTCCAAACTGACCACGATGCAACCGGTCATGAAGATCGAACAGGCGTTGTTCTACGTCCGTCCGATATTCATGCCAAGTTATCCCATCCACACCCACTGCCGCATACTTTTGCAATTTCATGAAGCTGTCGTACAGGAGATCACGGGTCACATGATGGAGCAAGGCGGTGAACACCGTTTTCTTGCTGCGCATCGCGGCTTGACGCACACCCTCCAGACCGAATGACACAGCTCCCCGGCCCAGTGTCCGGACCGTGACCGGCTGAAGAGTGTTCCTCTTGATCGAAATCCTTTCCTCCACAAACTCCTCGGATAATCCCTTTCCTTTGTTCGCTTGCTTCTTCGGTACTATGACTTCGTCCGACTGCCTGGCTGCGTTCATGCCGGGCTTCGGCGCTTGGCCTTCCCCGACCGGACCTTCAGTTTGCAAGGCCACAGACAGGCCCTTCCGGGTTCCGCGCAAGAAGTTTCGATGCATGCCAGAGTCTACGACTCCGCCAAGCCGAGAAGCAACTCGCGTTAACGCTGCTTCCCGTGTGGCCTTCCCGATCTGAGAACACGGTCGGCACTCGGAAGTTTGAGATTTCGAAGCTCAATGGCTGGCCTGCACCTGCCTCTGTCAACGCTTCAGCCGCAACATTACTGCCACAACCGCATGACTCGAGGCCGGCGTGATTCGCTATTTCTTCACCGTACGACTCTTTCATTCGCTACTTCTTGCCGGTTTACCGGCGCTTTCTCTCTGAGACCAAGAACTCACTAATCTCATTCAGTCTGTGATCGGTGATTGGGAATAGGCAACGCAACAGGACTGCGATCATCAACCGCATCCCCTGAAACCTTCCACACCCCTTTCCCGAATTCTCAAATCAAGACGCGCAAAGGATACAAGTCCCGTGCCAGCAAGACTTTTCTCGAAACCAGCGGGAAAGCCAGGCCGGGCGGGAGCTGAGCGTTTTCTTCCAGCTGGATTGAATGGATGAATGTTGTCTGATTTGGCTGGATTGTCTTGATTGGTGAATGGTGATTGGTGAGTCGTGATTGGGGTAAGCCGAGCCTCGCAGAGCCAATGCCAGGGACGGCCTTGGAATACGTATTCATCCGCATTGCTTCCCGTGCTTTCAAAAGACATTGGACTTTGAGTGATCGGTGAACTCTGCGCTTTCAAACCAATTAGCGGCTTTGACAGCCGTAACCAACATGGTTATAAACTATGATAAAGACATTCGCACACAAGGGGCTTGAAGCATTTTTCAGAACGGGCTCGACAAAGGGGATTCAAGCCAAGCATACATTCAAGTTGTCTTTGATACTTGACCGGCTTGATGCCGCAACGTCTCTGCAAGCAGGCCGTTGAAAAACGGCGATCTGCTGCGTCATCAAAAAATCCAGACCGCTTATGTATGCGCAATACACCGCGCGTCCTGGATTTTTTCGTTTCCTTGCATCTCACCATTTTTGAACGGCCTGCGAATTATGATTTCTTTAACAATCAGCAAGACGTTCATTTCCCAGGCGCTGGGCTTCATCCCCTTCAGGGCAACCTGACTGGCCATTGGTCAGTTAGGGTTTCAGGCAACTGGCGGGTGACGTTCTGACTCGAAAATGGTGACGTTCACGTCGTCAATTATCTCGACTATCATTAGGAGGCCGCATGCAGACCAGAACCCGTAAACCGACGCACCCAGGCCGCATCATAGAGCACCACTACCGGAGGCCCTTGAACTTGACCGTCACGGCCCTGGCCGGACACTTGGGTATATCCCGGAAGCACCTTTCCAACCTTATCAACGAAAAGGTGGGAATAACTTCGGATATGGCCATGCGCCTTTCCCGTGCTCTCGGGACTTCTCCCGATCTGTGGATGAACATGCAGAAAACTCGGGATTTATGGGAAGCGGAACACGAGCGCACCGGCTGGGAGGAGGTGAAACCTTTGCCCGGAGTGCAAGGTGTTGGCGGCGTTAATGCGGTGGCGGATTAGGGAGTGGTGATTGGTGATTGGTGATTGGAAAAGGCAACGGCTGAGGCAAAGGGAAAGACATTTCAGATAGAGGTGTCTCTCAATGGCTCTATCACTGAATGATGATTGGGAAAAAAATTGACCTGTCCATTCACTATTCACCATTCACTATTCACCATTTCAGGTCTACCATTGGCAGACACACGGAAATTCCAGAAAAGATTGTGCGCCAAATCGAAAAACAAACCGGTGTAGCGTTGCATTAAAAGGAGGTCGTCATGGCCTATTATTTTCTGATTTTTCTGCCCGTCGTTGAAGGCGGGTATGCCATCTTGTCTCCTGATTATCCGGAACTCACGTCGCAAGCCGATACTCTGGAAGAATGCATGACCATGGGAGCGGACGCGCTGGCCATTATGGCCGAAGAGTACGCCAAGGCACGCAGGCCTCTACCCGAACCGTCCAGCATGGCTCAGGCCCGGACGTTTGCCGTGAGCGAAATTGACGACAGCGTTGATCTGAGTCGCGAACCGATCTTGCAACTCATTCAGGCGCCAAACGTGGACATGACCCCAGTCAAGATATCCATCAGCCTGCCCAAGTCTGACCTGGAAGCAATCGACGCCAAGGCGCGTCGCCTGGGCATGACCAGATCCGGCCTGCTGGCCAGTGCCGCCAAGGTGTATCCCGGAGGAAAAGGACGCGGAGCCTCTTGCTGATTGGTGATGCTGGTGAAAAGGGATTGGTGAATAGTGAATGGTGATTGGTGATTGGAAAAGGCAATCCAGATAGAGGTGTCCGTCGATGCCTCCATCGATGCCTCCTACCCCCGCTCCTCCGCCAGATACTCCATAAGAGCCTCCTCATCCATGGTCGGCGCCAGGGCGTTGCCTTGGGCGTAGGTGCAGCCGTGTTCCTGCAATGAGCACAGGCGCGTTGCGTCCTCGACGCCGGGGGCGATGAGGATGAGGCCCGTGCTCCCGGCGATGGAGGAGAGGCTTGCCAGCACGCCCGGATCGTTCTGCAGGGAAGCGTTCAGCTTGAGCCCGCGCAGCGGGAAGTGGTGCAAATCCGCAAGGGAGATGTGGGTCGCGTCGAAATGATCCACGACGATGCCCACCCCGGCCTTGTCCACCTCCGCGAAGATACTTGAAAACCGCTCCCCGAAATACTTCAGCCATTCCTCGCGCACCTCAAGAACAATGGCCTCGGGGCAG includes:
- a CDS encoding tetratricopeptide repeat protein, giving the protein MKLQKYAAVGVDGITWHEYRTDVEQRLFDLHDRLHRGQFGPEYAAEAIYRKLLDRHPDLLPAANNLGYLLATAQAPTPLQLSEALALATKASAGGDPSALDTVGWVHYRLGDKDAALQFLRKAHESLPEDPAVTYHLARVLADLGQTGEARGLLTTLLART
- a CDS encoding type II toxin-antitoxin system RelE/ParE family toxin, translating into MRNTPRVLDFFVSLHLTIFERPANYDFFNNQQDVHFPGAGLHPLQGNLTGHWSVRVSGNWRVTF
- a CDS encoding HigA family addiction module antitoxin, whose protein sequence is MQTRTRKPTHPGRIIEHHYRRPLNLTVTALAGHLGISRKHLSNLINEKVGITSDMAMRLSRALGTSPDLWMNMQKTRDLWEAEHERTGWEEVKPLPGVQGVGGVNAVAD
- a CDS encoding PilZ domain-containing protein; translated protein: MQDKRKSQRKASLARCTVEKCFSRNGQISSRAVNFSATGFMLEMDYPLSPGETIKVQFAPDAEEARLYGKSLCLGMVRWCAPQDGSCGGCYGVGVELANQAPRRYNY
- a CDS encoding type II toxin-antitoxin system HicB family antitoxin, giving the protein MAYYFLIFLPVVEGGYAILSPDYPELTSQADTLEECMTMGADALAIMAEEYAKARRPLPEPSSMAQARTFAVSEIDDSVDLSREPILQLIQAPNVDMTPVKISISLPKSDLEAIDAKARRLGMTRSGLLASAAKVYPGGKGRGASC